The genomic segment TGCGCCTCCCTTAGATGATAGgatcctggagggcaggggttgTGCGtgactaatttttaaatcatCCTAGGCATAGCATAATGACTTAGACATAGCAAGCACAGTGTTTGTTGTGTTCTTGACCCTAGGAAGGAAGATATTTAATTAAACAACAAactccatgtatatgaaatgctTTTATGCAAATAATAATGATCCACTCCTGTACATTTTCTCTGAGAACCAAACTCCATGTACTACACATAGAACTTGTTTCCTGTTTTCCTATTAAGACTGAAGTCCTAGAAGGTATAAACTATTTATTAATCTTTGTATTCCTGGCAAATTGTATGCcgaagtaaatatttgttggatgaatactGCAACTATTGCAGTTACGGTTATACCTGAAAATCCTGGGAGTTTGCAAAGACCTCCAGTGATCTTCAGAGCCTAGCCTGGCCTCTCatctttaaattagaaaatatcttctaGGTCATTAGCAGTAAGTTCCTGCTGGATACtcaatgctttatttttatgtgctttgagaagttaacaacaaaaaaaaaattgatggtgTATTGAAATCCTGTTCAGCGATTCCCTCTGGACCTCTGTTTTTAGGTTTCTTCTTCTGTACGTTTGGAGTATTAACAGTACATACCTCAcctggctgttgtgaagattacatgGCTTAGCACATGCAAAGCTCGTgtacagtaagcactcagtaagcatgaacaattattattattattgctattattactgAAGACCTCTAACTACATCTGCCAAAGTtgggggagaaaaacaaacaccacacAGATCTAAGTAGTTTATCTTTTATTCATACAAACAATACCTACACAAGACTGTACATTTTTTGAAGACGGCAATAATTTTCTAGTGTAACAACTCTGTAATAAAATTTAACTAAATGtaacatttatgaaaatatagATCTCTGATTGGGTAGTTCTTCCCAACAATACAAAGTTTACATAAAAACATTCAATATGAGCTATCAGTTGCAAACAAGTTAGGAAAAATCATTCAAGTCACTTGTTAAACTCTGTTGGCTGTTACATAGAACATTCACACACTACATTTAATCCAtctagacatttatttcttagaaATGTGTAGCATGGAGGTCCAACTGATAATGACAGGAATAAGAATGTGTTGCCTCcgaagagctaaaaaaaaaagcattgactCAGTCAACTCCACGTGGTCTGTATGTGGGCTGAGCCTTCTCTGGGCTACCACCTACCTGGCTGGTAGCTAGACCAGGAGGAGTATactgaaaaaaaagtctttcactAGGGAGTGGGCGTTTATATTGGAATCACATCTCTGTATGCTTACCTGTCAAGCCGCCTTCCAAATTGACATACAGTTGGCTTGGATTCCCGGTGGGTTAAATCACTTTGTTTCTTGCGTTAGCGTTAACAATTAAGATGtcactctcttttttctcccatttctccctCACATCCCTATGAGAGCAATAGCAGGAGGTATCGCTACCCTTATTCTGCAGTTTACAAAAACAATACATTTGGGCGGTTAAAAGATCTGTCTACGAATATTGGATGAGTTCATGGCAGAGCTGGACTGAAAGCAAGTCAGTTCCCTGTTCATTATTCTGCCTTCTCAAGTCACCACTGTCCCtttcaaaccaaaccaaaccaccaCTACTGACGCCCTTTGGAAAGGCATCCAAGGACATGCCATGAGGAGgatagggaaggaagaaaatcacTTTCCCCTTTTGagatgtaatattttcttttaaataggaggagtagtttttaaaaacatcgAATACCAATTTCACAGCTTCTGCTTTGAAACGGAGAAGACTATAAAAGGCTCTAGAGAGTCCTCAGGCAGAAAGGGTGACAGATAAAGAAGGATACATACAGTGTGTAGAAGTAAGAAAGTGAGTACAAACAGGGACAGTAAAGAGCCTTTGGACACCCTTAAGATTTACAGAATATTTTAGCACAAAGACAGGCATATTCAGTTTGTCCCAGAGTATTTGGTCAGCTATCTGCGTTTTACACAGGAAAGAGGAGGAATGAGAGTAAGGCAGATGTCATCAGTATTCCATAGATGGCATGTCGAGaaatctttccttctattaagaTTTACTGCAGGGATTTAGGAAATAATTTATGCTTCGGTACAACTGACTTCCATAGCACAGCCTTTTGTTAGTacaatgatagaaatgaacaggTGTTTTGACCAAATTTGTAATGCCCTTTCTGTAACTCTTTTTTACACCCAGCACAAATAGACATTTCAAAATGACATGAAAAGATTGTGGTTTCTTAGTAAATGTGTTCTTTTGCAGCccagaaaatagtttaaaaatcatGTGTTCCATTATACAGAAACCCTTGCATGCAGTTGTCACAACTGTATTTTAATGAAGACCGACTCCGTGTGTTCAGTAGCCCTATGATAGCGGTAGGTAGCTCTTGCCCCAGTCAGTCTGTGGCCTCACACTTCACATCCTTTCTCCTGGGAAACTGGGAGTACATCTGGGCATTTTTGTTACATTATTTTGCACCTTTAGACCTTCCATCTGCAGACTGGATTGACACAGTTGTCAGGATCATAAAATGTAAGGAGAGATTAAGGCTGTGTTTAGTTATCCACACAATCACTTGAAGTCCAACAGCAATTTGTGTTTACAAATTTCAACCAGTTGCTGTAGAACTAACTTCAGTCCAAATGGTTTCTATGTAGCTCTAGCCTCTCTCATCTGGACAATGGGATGAGTTAAGCTGCTTCTTCCCGTCcagttaatttaaaaactacCCTCTAACTTCCAGTTGATATAGCCATGTAAATACGATTTGTAGAAATTCTCTGTTAAGACTTCGTTCCTGGATACACTTTGTCAAGAAGACCAACCTCACAACCAATTTcacatttctgtacatttcatgaGCATGGCAATAATTAGCATTGGGACTCCAGCATCTTTCCTGTCCTTTAAGAATGAGTGTTTATCATCTGGGATAcagaagatactttttttttcttttacatattatGTATTTCTGCTGagcaggaaaaacattttttcagttGTCAGGGGCATAGCTGTGGCCCCTGGATTCCAGGGCAGAGCACACCCGGTCATAGCAAGAGTTGTGTTTCTTGGAGGGTGTCGCCTCGTTGGGCTCCATGGAGTCACTCACTGTGATGGGACTGTCTCTTGCAAAGACCTCAGTGGACTCTCTCCATAAGCAATccacagacattttaaaacagtaaCTATTACACTTTGGCCTGGATGTCTGTGTCGCATTATTGAAAATTTGTCTGCTATTGGAAGTggctattttaattttcagtgcAGCGTCTACGCGGTCCACCACCGTGTATATCCCTATACTGCCATCGTCAAAACCCACAATGATGTTCAGGTGCCGCTGGGAGAGGGCAAGAAAAGTTGGAGTTTTGTAAAGGGAGCAAGCACCGATATTTTTGCCATCGGCCAGTCTCATGACAATCAAACTGGATATCGCACCATTTTCATCCTCTTCCTCCCCGTTTCGGAAACAAATGTATACCAGGTAGCGACCGTCTCGAGACAACCTGTGCCTCCAGATGACCCCAGAGGCGTGAACCACCCGTAATTTACCGCTGTGTAAATCCAGCACGTTGATATTTTCATCTCCCCTGGAAATAATGCCTAGCTTTCCATTGGGGGAAATTTCAAAATCCTCTAGATTTTTCAGGAAGTTGTTTGGAAGTTGCACACGGCGACAGATCACTTCATCTGTCAGACTCCAGATATTCACCGTCTCGGCTGACGTGATAAACACAATGATGTCCGGACAATCGGGGATCAATTTAAAATTCACAATGGTGGTGCCGTCTTCGCAGCAGACCTTCTTGGTGATGCTTCCTGTCCAAAGACTGACTGCCAGCACCTTGCTTTTGGTCATGCCCACCACGAAGGTATTTGCAGAGGTTATGAAGGCATTCTGCAGCGTGGTCAGGATGTTGCATACCCTGTGGCCCGTGGCCAGTCTCCAAACCCTGGAGGCATTTTCCTCACAGAGAGAGACCACGAACTGGTCATTGTGTGTAATCAGCAGCTGAGAGATTCTCTGCCCATTAATTCGGAAGAGGTTTTCACCGCTGCTGGTATGCCAGACGTATTGGCTGCTCTTGTCATCCGATGTCACCATGACGTCTCCAGAGGATGTCAACACACAGTGTTCAACTATTCCTTCATGCTTAAATACTGCTTCAAGGAACCCACTGCTGAAGTTCCACTTGTGAACACAATCAGAGCCATCGAGGGAGTAAATGATTTCCCCCCTAGCGGGTAACACCAGACTTTGGATGGGTTTTCCAGTCTTATCTATGTTGGACATAGCTGTGATTATATCTATGTCCCAGATAGAAAGAACACCACTGGTGGATAAAGATAGCAGCATGTTGTGATGACTGGATTTCACCAACTTGACTATGGTACCTGAGATTTCCTGTAAGCTCGCCATACACTGTCCCGTGTCCCGCCTCCAGAAAAACACGGCCGAGGTGTTTTCCATGGTCGCAATGATGCAGTCTCCATTCTTGGACAGCACAGCCGAGATAAAGCGTTCGTTGTGCTTCGCTCTGAACTTTTCAGCCACCTTCCACATACCGGTATCTAAGAGCTCGATGCTGAGGGCTTTACAGATCAGAACTGCACTTTGGTCCTCTGAAAGCTCAATGCTGACCACTTCACTATCTTCTCTTCGGCAGTCAAAGTCATCGGTCAGCTGGGGGTTGGAGATGTCCTCAGTGTTCCAAACAGAAAGGCTTCCCTCACTGTCTACCATTACCATTTCCTGAGCCGTGTCCAAGATAAGAAGGAACTTCACAAACCCACCTGAAAATTCAGACGTCACCGTACATAACTTTTCTCCACTCCCTAAATGGAAGATGGTAGTGGTGTTCAGGTACTGTCCACAGAAGGCATACACGCCATCCAGAGAGCACTGGACACAGGTCACTTCGTACCAGCAGTGGAACTGGTATAGGGGCCATCCGTAGAGCAGATCGATGACAGTGACGTCCTTGCTGGCTTCGAGCCAGGCCAGAGCGTGTTTGACGGACAGTGTAAATCCATTGATGTAGGTGGAGCCGCTTCCATGCTTGGTCCCTTTGATTTCCACTTCAGACAGGAGGCAAGAATTTACATTGTCGTAAACCAACAAGGTGTTGTTTGTCGTTGCCACCACGAGATACTTTTCGTCACTGGTGAGTTTCATGCCCAGGATGACAGACTGGGCCGTCGTGATCTGCCTGAGTAGTTGACGCGTTTCCACATCCCACGTGCTGATGGAACCGTTTTCTAAAGCTGTGAGCACCGTACTGGGGTTACAGGTGGGCAGAATCTCGGTGACGTGCAGGTGACTAGATGACAAGGGAAGACGCTCCGGGCTATAGGTCACATCCATGGATGAGTGTAATGGCACGATGGAGCAGTATTTGGGCCCATCTTTGTCACATTCTAAAAGAAGGTGTCTGAGTTTGGGCAGGGAACTCACGACGGGCAGCAGTCTTTGCTGAAGCTCTGCAGAAAGGGAGCCGGGGAATGCGACGACCTTGGTTTTGATGCTGCGGAGGGTGCTCGCCAGGAACTTCAGCTCCTTCTCCTGCGAGCAGTTGTAAGCCAGCTCGATGTCCAAGAGCACCTTGTCAAACTGGCCAATTTTGATCATGGTGTAAAGCCAGCTGAAGTTCATGATGATGCCGTACAGCAGGTCATCGGTTTTCCCACACCTCGTCAGGTGGTGCAGGAGCTCACACATTTTCCGATGGTTGACGAAAAAGATGTCAGGCTCCAGTGGGTTGCACTGAAAGAC from the Lagenorhynchus albirostris chromosome 4, mLagAlb1.1, whole genome shotgun sequence genome contains:
- the NWD2 gene encoding NACHT and WD repeat domain-containing protein 2, which translates into the protein MWPAGAGTKLPCPRDSALRRAAFSGNLTALPSHLMPAGRSVRVFISANPEDTGAERQALRENVYPKLREFCRENYGLEFQVIDLYWGIDEDEWDSPELQKTRMKLLEDCLKTSAGPCFVGLLGEKYGNIRIPGEVEASEFEMILDAAIEAKLETKLLEEWYCRDENAVPAAYYLRPKSEMLKSNKNAVQPPANAENEKTWQEISDEIKKVFKVAVKLLHEKRKMKHSQAKRYLFSAIEDEFDFALGKQTPAFLKKCVCYIRKIANIERFVKIPEMGKYMDITGAEPRIIRDPEAQEKLIKLRDEFIPTIVASSNLRVYTSVTHCDMKLGYSQEIENHYIEGLGKQFYEDMIDIIQATVQQNFDTETDTLYDEILQHSSLCKTYASFYEYKCESLNIVHKYILPSKTGHINPLVIYGGPCTGKTLLLAEVAKKAYGWLHEDTGPESDPVIVVRFLGTTDMSTDLRTLLLSVCEQLAVNYRCLVQSYPKKIHDLRDLFINLLNESSLQRPLVVIFDALEQLSESHEARKLWWLPVHLPRFVRIVLSTLPNKHGILQKLRCLIHEEANYIELIPRDRKMCSQVLKHQLLRVKRKVTSGQQIYVNNAFSKCTLPMFVNLTFREVRNWRSHRDVDESSLCVTVHESIEQLFCSLERKCGQKLVSRALGYITMAKMGLSEMELEDVLALDNSVMNELNESVRPSNPLRVPYLYIARLKEGLSGYLIERHVKNITLLVWANRHLQLIAQKLYLQDNSDLHEMHTILADYFLGVWSGGRRKAFCLEDPYLNGCLDLESRSLLEEEKHFTEQASFDRQAPDQPWVFQCNPLEPDIFFVNHRKMCELLHHLTRCGKTDDLLYGIIMNFSWLYTMIKIGQFDKVLLDIELAYNCSQEKELKFLASTLRSIKTKVVAFPGSLSAELQQRLLPVVSSLPKLRHLLLECDKDGPKYCSIVPLHSSMDVTYSPERLPLSSSHLHVTEILPTCNPSTVLTALENGSISTWDVETRQLLRQITTAQSVILGMKLTSDEKYLVVATTNNTLLVYDNVNSCLLSEVEIKGTKHGSGSTYINGFTLSVKHALAWLEASKDVTVIDLLYGWPLYQFHCWYEVTCVQCSLDGVYAFCGQYLNTTTIFHLGSGEKLCTVTSEFSGGFVKFLLILDTAQEMVMVDSEGSLSVWNTEDISNPQLTDDFDCRREDSEVVSIELSEDQSAVLICKALSIELLDTGMWKVAEKFRAKHNERFISAVLSKNGDCIIATMENTSAVFFWRRDTGQCMASLQEISGTIVKLVKSSHHNMLLSLSTSGVLSIWDIDIITAMSNIDKTGKPIQSLVLPARGEIIYSLDGSDCVHKWNFSSGFLEAVFKHEGIVEHCVLTSSGDVMVTSDDKSSQYVWHTSSGENLFRINGQRISQLLITHNDQFVVSLCEENASRVWRLATGHRVCNILTTLQNAFITSANTFVVGMTKSKVLAVSLWTGSITKKVCCEDGTTIVNFKLIPDCPDIIVFITSAETVNIWSLTDEVICRRVQLPNNFLKNLEDFEISPNGKLGIISRGDENINVLDLHSGKLRVVHASGVIWRHRLSRDGRYLVYICFRNGEEEDENGAISSLIVMRLADGKNIGACSLYKTPTFLALSQRHLNIIVGFDDGSIGIYTVVDRVDAALKIKIATSNSRQIFNNATQTSRPKCNSYCFKMSVDCLWRESTEVFARDSPITVSDSMEPNEATPSKKHNSCYDRVCSALESRGHSYAPDN